From the genome of Paraburkholderia sp. BL10I2N1:
GGCGCCCTCAAGGCACGCTGTCCCGAGACCCTGGTGATTGGAATCGGTGACCGGGAAAGCGACCTCTACGAAGTGTTCACGGCCGAGCGTCCGCGAGGCGTTGAGTGGCTGATCCGAGCCAAGTCGGATCGCAAGACCGTCAACCCCGAGCACTCCCTCTGGGAGGCCGTTGCCGCGACCGCCCCGCTGGGCGAAACGGAGTTACAGGTCCCGCCAGTGGGTAATCAACCCAGGCGCGTCGCCCGTCTGACACTGCGGTGTACGCCAGTGCGACTGAGGCCTCCGCAACGGCCTTCATCCCGGCTCGCCGAGGTCACAGTCTATGCGATCCACGCCCTTGAAACCACGCCGCCGGCGGACATCGAGCCGCTCGAATGGATGCTGCTCAGTTCCGTGCCGACGATCACGTTTGAGGACACCCTTGAACGACTCGGCTGGTATGCCCGCCGATGGACGATTGAGTCGTGGCACCGCGTACTGAAGAGTGGCTGCAGCATTGAAAAGCGTCAGTTCGGCAACCTTGAGCGGTTCGTACGGTCGACCGCGCTATTTGCGGTGATCAGCTGGCGCATCATGTACGCGACGTTGCTGGGTCGTGCCGATCCGGACCTGTCGTGCGAAGTCCTTCTGCAACCAGACGAATGGCGCGCGCTTCATAGCCGCACCCATCGCACGTCAAAACCACCGACTGCAATACCTTCACTCGGTGAGGTCGTGCTGTGGATTGCAAAACTCGGTGGGTACCTGAACCGCAAGCATGACCACCCACCCGGTCCCACCGTCATGTGGCGTGGATTTCTCGTCCTGCACGAGATCACCGAGATGTATCGCATCTTCAGGCAAGACGAATAAGTTGGCTCACGAAAAATGTGGGTGATCCTGAGCTCCTAAACAGGGCCGCCCGGCCGCGAGTGCCGGAT
Proteins encoded in this window:
- a CDS encoding IS4 family transposase; this translates as MPSIDDNADWADTEFGAANLGDARLTSRLVALARRLASSPDCPFPRSLNAAELKAAYRFFDNEQVDTDGVLAPHIEQTLRRMTRIPVVLAVQDTTEFNLSHLKATEGLGYGTGNASRGFMLHSLLAVTPEGLPLGVLGMKTWVRPDAQLGKKQQRKHLPVADKESVKWLEGIAHLGALKARCPETLVIGIGDRESDLYEVFTAERPRGVEWLIRAKSDRKTVNPEHSLWEAVAATAPLGETELQVPPVGNQPRRVARLTLRCTPVRLRPPQRPSSRLAEVTVYAIHALETTPPADIEPLEWMLLSSVPTITFEDTLERLGWYARRWTIESWHRVLKSGCSIEKRQFGNLERFVRSTALFAVISWRIMYATLLGRADPDLSCEVLLQPDEWRALHSRTHRTSKPPTAIPSLGEVVLWIAKLGGYLNRKHDHPPGPTVMWRGFLVLHEITEMYRIFRQDE